A single genomic interval of Pseudomonadota bacterium harbors:
- a CDS encoding phosphopantetheine-binding protein — DTEVSSLELRKALRQVLPDYMVPQQFEPIDEIPLTPNGKVDRKQLPDITYATAGRSPSGVELSETESSIAAIWCDLVGVPGPVAKSENFFEMGGHSLLAVKAIALIETKLGVRVSTRQLVMDPLSAIAKWCEDNRLKVPESPSAERGFLSRWLKRDRTGTGRT, encoded by the coding sequence GATACTGAGGTATCGAGCCTGGAGCTTCGCAAGGCATTACGTCAGGTGCTGCCGGACTACATGGTGCCGCAGCAGTTTGAGCCGATTGACGAGATCCCGCTGACGCCCAACGGTAAGGTCGATCGAAAGCAGTTGCCCGATATTACTTACGCAACAGCGGGCAGGTCGCCGAGTGGGGTAGAGCTTAGCGAAACTGAGAGCAGTATCGCTGCGATCTGGTGCGACCTCGTAGGGGTGCCAGGACCTGTCGCTAAAAGTGAGAACTTCTTCGAGATGGGTGGCCATTCTTTGTTGGCCGTTAAAGCCATTGCGCTGATTGAAACAAAACTTGGCGTTCGGGTCTCTACTCGACAACTCGTTATGGATCCGCTGTCTGCCATTGCCAAGTGGTGTGAAGACAATCGATTGAAAGTCCCCGAAAGCCCCAGCGCTGAACGCGGTTTTCTGAGTCGTTGGCTCAAGCGTGACAGGACCGGTACAGGCCGAACGTGA
- a CDS encoding cupin, whose protein sequence is MKSQDPIAKNQDNQRKPADTYRLTIEPESPEEFSTLKLSGIRHNAQEHPLLQLDALHELARYLMPREQCRFVDSDLQIDGAFKHASRPADGRSIDEVFASINESGAWVALYNIEAHPQYQQLMWQILESVRPLVEPEQGQILDAGGFVFLSTAPSVTPFHIDRENNFWLQIKGRKYMTVFDWRDDQVVSAVDVENFIVNRRLENVRLREETRERGIETLTSPGQGVFFPATSPHMTRCPEQWKDDGVSISIGVVFYTERMRELARVHQFNNVLRKVGIKPSPPGGGRSDGFKAPIGRLLAGLKRRFRGYRPPPGSY, encoded by the coding sequence ATGAAGTCGCAAGACCCCATAGCCAAAAATCAAGACAACCAGCGGAAACCGGCCGATACGTATCGGCTGACTATTGAGCCGGAGTCTCCTGAAGAATTTTCGACGTTGAAGCTATCAGGCATTCGGCACAATGCACAGGAGCATCCATTGCTCCAGCTCGATGCGCTGCATGAGCTGGCGAGATACCTCATGCCGAGAGAGCAATGCCGATTCGTCGATTCCGATCTGCAGATTGACGGCGCCTTCAAACACGCGAGTCGGCCGGCTGACGGTCGGTCTATCGATGAGGTTTTTGCGTCCATCAACGAAAGTGGAGCCTGGGTCGCGCTGTACAACATCGAAGCGCACCCACAATATCAGCAATTGATGTGGCAGATCCTAGAAAGCGTCAGGCCTTTAGTTGAACCAGAGCAAGGTCAGATTCTGGACGCAGGTGGGTTTGTCTTTCTTTCAACCGCCCCCTCGGTTACCCCGTTTCACATTGATCGAGAAAACAATTTCTGGCTTCAAATCAAAGGCCGGAAGTATATGACGGTCTTCGACTGGCGCGATGACCAAGTAGTTTCGGCTGTCGACGTCGAAAACTTTATCGTCAACCGACGACTCGAAAACGTGCGCCTGCGAGAAGAAACGCGTGAGCGCGGGATCGAGACGCTGACTAGCCCTGGGCAAGGAGTTTTTTTTCCAGCGACTTCTCCGCATATGACCCGTTGTCCCGAACAATGGAAGGACGACGGGGTGTCGATTTCTATAGGTGTGGTGTTTTATACAGAGCGGATGCGTGAACTGGCCCGCGTTCACCAGTTCAACAACGTGCTCCGGAAGGTCGGCATCAAACCTTCGCCCCCCGGCGGAGGGCGAAGCGACGGCTTCAAGGCTCCGATTGGACGGCTCCTCGCGGGTTTGAAGCGACGATTTCGCGGTTATCGGCCGCCACCGGGTTCGTACTAA
- a CDS encoding TIGR04325 family methyltransferase: MNLKQLLKEFPPIRAALLARYRRFFLTADRSNLFFGVFPDYAAALAATPTGKPTGYDTEAAATLYAERHTQVYPADYPVLFWLADSLPGWSRVFEIGGHTGVSFYAYKRYIEYPKKLSWTILDVPAVVDAGKSIAGKRGETRLSFLTEPKRETYDVLLAAGALQYLPDPLSQTLDSLAELPKQILLNLLPVTEQATYFTVQNMGPAFCPYKIVNRGELIADLEALGYELLDEWKNPEKSCSIPFSDAKYSLDHYCGFRFCREG; encoded by the coding sequence TTGAATCTGAAACAACTGCTGAAAGAGTTTCCGCCGATCCGAGCCGCATTGCTGGCGCGCTATAGGCGATTCTTTCTTACGGCCGATCGCTCCAACTTATTTTTCGGTGTGTTTCCTGACTACGCAGCCGCGCTGGCCGCGACGCCAACAGGCAAACCTACTGGCTACGATACCGAGGCTGCAGCGACGTTGTACGCGGAACGCCACACGCAGGTGTATCCGGCGGACTATCCGGTTCTTTTCTGGCTGGCGGATTCGCTGCCCGGCTGGAGCCGGGTATTCGAGATTGGGGGCCATACTGGCGTTTCCTTTTACGCCTACAAACGATATATCGAGTATCCCAAAAAACTCAGTTGGACAATTCTCGACGTTCCGGCGGTGGTCGATGCTGGCAAAAGCATCGCGGGTAAGCGAGGCGAGACTCGCCTGAGTTTTTTGACGGAACCAAAGCGCGAGACCTACGATGTTTTGCTTGCCGCGGGGGCGTTGCAGTATCTCCCGGACCCACTGTCGCAGACACTCGATTCGTTGGCGGAGTTACCAAAACAGATTCTGCTTAATCTATTACCCGTGACCGAACAGGCAACCTACTTTACGGTGCAGAACATGGGCCCCGCTTTTTGCCCCTACAAAATTGTCAATCGGGGGGAGCTGATTGCGGACCTGGAAGCGCTCGGTTATGAGTTGCTGGACGAGTGGAAAAACCCGGAAAAGAGCTGCTCCATCCCCTTCTCAGACGCCAAGTACTCGCTCGATCATTACTGCGGTTTTCGCTTTTGTCGAGAGGGCTAG